The Aphelocoma coerulescens isolate FSJ_1873_10779 chromosome 2, UR_Acoe_1.0, whole genome shotgun sequence genome contains a region encoding:
- the CIDEA gene encoding lipid transferase CIDEA, protein MEVARDCVGSLLRSFISMGASVGAVTRQTLFPPLMPAGRPFRVSNASRSSRKGIVASSLQELLSKTLDAFVLTAGIVTLVLEEDGTVVDTEEFFRSLDDNTHFMVLEKGQKWTPTKNGVVAVRKKKKMGVANVTFDLYKLNPKDFIGCLNIKATFYEIYSISYDIKCMGAKSMLRKVLQLISHAAQITGQFLLYTGTYMLQLMGEYDEDDMCTRSSRE, encoded by the exons ATGGAGGTGGCGCGGGACTGCGTGGGATCGCTGCTGCG ATCGTTCATATCCATGGGAGCATCTGTAGGAGCAGTAACAAGACAGACCCTGTTCCCTCCTCTCATGCCTGCAGGGCGCCCTTTCCGTGTGTCCAATGCCTCCCGAAGCAGCCGGAAGGGAATTGTTGCAAGCAGCCTGCAGGAGCTCCTCAGCAAG actttAGATGCCTTTGTTCTAACTGCTGGAATTGTTACTCTGGTTTTGGAGGAAGATGGCACAGTTGTGGACACAGAAGAGTTCTTCAGGTCCCTGGATGACAATACACACTTCATGGTTCTAGAAAAAGGACAGAAATGGACACCA ACAAAAAATGGAGTTGTTGCTgtgagaaaaaagaagaaaatgggagTCGCTAACGTCACATTTGATCTGTACAAACTGAACCCTAAGGATTTTATTGGCTGCTTAAACATCAAGGCAACCTTCTATGAGATCTACTCGATCTCATATGACATCAAATGCATGGGAGCAAAAAGCATGTTGCG GAAAGTGCTTCAGCTAATATCCCATGCTGCACAAATAACTGGACAGTTTCTTCTCTATACTGGAACGTATATGTTGCAGTTGATGGGTGAATATGATGAAGATGACATGTGCACAAGATCAAGCCGGGAGTAG